The DNA sequence TAGACACCGgttttaaaacccaaaaagattTTGAGGGTAAAAAAGCCTCCCAACAATCAAAGcccatatatattaatataatccaaAGCAAAGGAAGAAGTTTTCATCCATTAGTAGTAAGATTTATATACAGAAGAAATTTCTAAATTCCATGAAGGAAAGACAGTTATGTTTTCAGGTGATAATATTTGTCAAGAAGCTTCTCTGTGTACTCTCCAAAAGTAAGAGCGCCATTTGATGGAATCAGCTggagcaaaaaaaataaaataaaaagtaaaaagttaCATAACAATCTgcagaggggaaaaaaaaaaaaaagaaaaagaaaaggaagatacATTAAGAATTGGAAACATCACTATATGATTTATAGTTACCTAATGTTTGATTTGGATCCCATAAAAGAACCTATATATGGGTTAACAGCTAACACCTATCCTTTTTTATAGGGTAAATAGTTAATACCTGTCTTAAACTAGACAAAATTTCGCTGTATATTAAACACGTGTCGTGAATTTAGTTTAGAGATGAAGGGAGGATTACGATTATAGTTTTCCTAGTGCAGAACCAGAAGATTTATAGTGATAAAGTTATGCAGAGATGTTATATTCTGATTGGAAGCAAGCAAATCATACGGACCACCGATCGACCTACTTAGGTTCGATATCTCATCCAAGCAAAGGTTAAAAAATAATCAGGTTGATCTTGGCAAAGATAACTAAAATGGTAATGAGAAAGGGACTTCCACCAAAACAAGACAAGTTGGAATTTGACTACACGGAGGAAACATAACggatatttttaagaaaattatgtttttagttTATGGTTTATACTCGGTTTTTCTAAGGTTCAGAAACTTcttgtttaaattatttagtaGTTAGGACCTGGACTGTCAAATTTACTTCACACACCAACCTCTTCATTACAATGAGGCATGCCAACCAATGGCGAAATTAGGGAGGAAAATAAATACCTCTTTATGGATATGCACCTCCTCAGGGAAATTAAGCTTTTCTTCCCTACACAATCGGAAATCAAACATCTTATGCAACTTTGAGatgataaaaaaagttttttaagaaATCAGAGTCACAGTAGTTGATTGCGATCAACTATAAGGCAGAATATATCAACAAACTTTTTCTGAATAGTGCATACCAATCAGGTTGCATGAATAGTGCAAATGTTGACCGCTCAATACCAGAAGCCTCCTCTTCCTTGGGTGCCTGAAATCAAATAATGATATTAGTGGACAATAGGCGAatggaagagaaagaggaaaagaGCAGATAATTTCACAACTTAATCAGTAAATGTGCCTTGGATTTTGACAGGTGCAAGTTTTGTTTCTACAGGTAAATAACTAAACCATAAAATTGACAAAATTATTTCCAAGACATAAAATTACGGGGCAATAATAAGTACCTGTACACAGTGAGGTGTTGCACAAAGATAACCTCTTGACAGGATTTCAGTGGTTTCACCGATTTGGTATGCTATTTCATCTTCTCCAAACACAACCTATAGAATTAAGGGAACCAAGCTATTAAAAAGCCTATATTTATCCTTCTAAAGTATACAATCATTATAATATaagtataaatatgaaaaaagcaTTCTGCAAACTACTAATGAAGTAATCATCCTTGGGTTTTGGGAGACAAGACAAtagaaaactaaataatttcCCAAAGCAATATTACTTTTCCTCTCTCATCAGTTCAAATATTTTGCACAAGATCTTGTTTGCTTTTTCAACTTCCATTCTTAGATCAAGTGATTTGATTTCATTTTGATTATAGTAAAGAACTTTTATTAATTCAATTGCATTCTAGTTCCATACAATAGTTCAAGCCTTTCATCGCTAGAATTTCAAGAATAAGAAAGTGTACTTTGACAATTTGATCACTCCTTGTTCTAACATAAAGCCCAGCGGCACTATCAGGGCAAGCTATTTCTACAGCATCTTTCATAAACATGGCACAGGTGAGACCTACATAATGAATTGAAGAACAAAATTAGACATAAATTCACTTATTAAGACGGTAAGTAGAGACAGTTTGACAACCTATGTGTTCCATCAACATAACTAGAGCATATGAATTACATGGCTTATTACATGACATATTGAATTGATGATAGATAAAGGAATGGAGAgtcatttttcattaaaatagcaaattaaAAACCCCAGTTCTAAGCTTGTAGAAAGAACTGAATTAGATGAGCATAAAACACATTCACCTGTCAGTGAACCATGGTCTGTGTGCCATCCACACCAAGACGACAAGGTGTGATCATCATTACTGCAAAACATTGGTAATCTGATTCAAATACAAATTCAATACTTCCTGATGATCAAGATACGAGCAATGTTGAATGTTCACGATAACTACAAAAGTAATAGATCTTCTCCAAAGTGTTGAATTAATCAGTTAACAAAATTTTTCACAAGGACCAAACAAGTTCACCTCTGTCTTGtgggaaaataataaagtaGACGTCCTTTAGGACAACGAGAGCGAAGAAGTATCTGTTGAAGGCCTTCATCCTCACCCACTTTCATAACTTTGGATACTGACCAAGAGCTCATTGAAAATTGAAAGGGAAAGCATACATCAGAACAGAAATACATTAAAAGTAAACACAGATGAGCAAAAAGAAGCACAGGATAACAAGTAGGTTACAGCAGGCAATCTTTCTGACTAAGCATTTGCACAAGTCACCATTTTGACTTGAAAAACAAAGCCATTCAAGGTTTAATCTCATGATGGAAAACATGATCCAGACATTTTGTTTCAAAATGCAATGGAAAATCTTCCAAAGATTGTAAGTTGTGGTATATTAATTTCCTACTAaaccttaaaattttaaaaaatggtatTTTTGTTTGTCCGGGCAAATATGTTAACCACGCATATTCAACTATTTGAACAACTTACAAGAACAATGATGCCTACATAAAATAGTTCATTTAAGTATCAATGCATGtggatatacatatacaaagaGAAGTTACCATATCCATCACAGTGATATGCCAACAAGAGTCCAACATCAAGGATCAGCTTCCCAAGAGCTTTGAAGGCTACAAAGAACAAGGATCCAAACCAAATTGCAGTaagaaaaaatatgaatatggCGTCTTCCTATCCAGATTCAACATGATTTCAGTGGAGACAGGAGTGTACTCTCAGACAAGCATCAGGAAAGTCAACATCCATACATGAAAAATAACTGAATATTTACAGCCAAGATAATCATATGATGGTTCGATAACATACCTACTTCAAGTTCTGGAAGTGCACTATCAGGCCATATATTTGATCCACAGTATGATGAATATCTGTAAGTTTGATTTTGGGTAAAAAATGGCATAAGATACATCTTACCATGTCTTTTACAGATAATTTCTCAAATGCTCAAGAAAGTTCTACATAACACAAGTACTATACATGGATAGTTTTGCCAAACATGAGTGTTCATGACCATATGACTCTATCTCGGAGATAAAAGCTTAAGTACTATATATAACAAACAGGTTACCTTTGGATTAGATAAGGATCTGTTGTAGGTCTATCCAATATTGGATTGGCATAGAAAGAGCCTTTCAACATATCTGCAAATTaaagatcaaaattaagtttacAGGTAGTATAACCATCAGCAAAGAGAGAATACAAAGTATCAACTAATCACACTGTGTCTTATATCCATTCAAACAATTGAAACCACCATGAATAATATCCTATGTATACACATCAGTTACAAATATTGAACCATATATCAGTTCCATTCTTAAATGTTGCCACAAGGCACTACAAATTGATCATGCTTggttattaattatttctaaGAGTTTCTAGAACTGAAAATAAGACAAGTTTACCAGGTTTTCCAGATTCAAGCTTCTCTTTCCCATGACTCCATCCAAAATTGTACCTACCAATGATGGCGAGTTAAAGATACATAAGTCACACATCATAGTACCAAAATAACGTAAGTGATAGCAATCCTTAAAACAGGAATATGATACATTGCCAAATAGACTTCTCAAGGTGGCAAAAAGCTCTCTGATAACTAAGATATTGTCATCATCCTTCTAAGAGTTAGATGTAGGCCTTCACAGCAATACAAAGAATATGGAAGGAAGTTTGTGTCAACGTATGTGCAAATGTAACCATGCATAAACTACCCATTTGATATGGATTACCTACTATCAGGATCCTCAAGTTCCTTCTTCACCTCTTCAGGCAGGTTGGCTAATCTGATAAAAGACAGGGACCATAGCCACAAGCAATAATATATTGAATACTCTTCCTTCACTTATACCATAGGGCGctcaaactaaaataaaatagtgtTCGGATTATACCTAGGCGAAAGATGCAGAAGATTTCGACGCAAGGAAGGAAATCCCGGAACCTAAAATTGTAACTCAAAAGATTACAGCAATACTAAATGCAAATTGCCATTGATACTACAAGATGTATGTTAGTTAACAAAGGCATAAGTTAAAGCAAACAAAAAGGttaacatatatttatcaaacacCACATTTcagaaaagaattttttatGCAGATAGAAAAACCATATACAAACTTGTTATGCTGCTCAAAAACATTATGGAAATATTTCAAAGAACTAAGCAAGCTAAAGACGTTTAAATCCATAATGCATGAACTCATAACCTTCTTCACTTTGAGAAAATTCgattacaattataatattccctaacacacacacacacacacaaaaacaaatttgagATGCCTTGAGGGTAATATACTATACCAAACAGAGCTTGAACACGTAAAAATACTAATCTAAATGGTTAAACTATAAGCAAATGATTCACAAACAGCTAATATGTGAAACCGTTTTATACATCTTTGACTGATAGAATTCCCAGTCCGTTTGGCCCGAATCCTTCTTCAATCTTGGCAGATAAATCCGCGTTCTTGTCCTGCTTCAACCAAACgcagttaaaataataaataaaaataaaaaatcatgcgtaatttagtgttttttttttttttatgtaataatattagtgtaatttttttattgctgaGAAGACTATCATGCAAAATCCAATGATTTAAGCATCGGACCgggaaatattataaataaaacaaggaccataaatttttattgctctttaaaaaaaaaaaaaaaaaaaaaaaaaaaaaaaaacaataacattaTAAATAAAACTCCGCCGTTGTTGTTTGTATTGTATGATTGAAAGGTCAACACTCAACCCGataaacttttttcttcttttttttcccccttttgactttgtttttctttctcaaaCACCGGCAGATTAGAAGGAaaatgaacccaaaaaaataaaaaataaaaactagtttgctaaaaattttaatagaaatcGAACAGAGGCAAAGAGAGAAAGATTACCTTGAGGTCGGAGTAGGATATGGTGACGGTTCTGATTGTAGGGAAAGCAGTTTGAGAGGGGCAAGACATGTTGGAACACGTAATCAGGCGGGAGAGACGGCGATTGGAAGGTGACGGTGAAGAAGAACAAGCGAGAACGTAAAGGAATTCAGTATTTGAGGAAGTTTTAAAAAAGAGGGAACTCATGGATTTAGTCACTTATTCGAAATTCTTGGAACAGAATTACTGTCCGTGGCATTcctttgttatttatttgatttttgtttttgtattttaggCAGCAATTTTATTCCCGCAATGAAaggttaaaaattgattttatttctatttctcaAATTGTGTGATAATATAGtataaagtatttttaaaaaataaatttgacaactaaaatcttttttgaaatttacgtgtgaaaaaaaattagaaggaaacaaagagaaaatttctcatgtatttttttttaaatgaaaatttatgtttatatCGGTTTTCGTTTagagaaattaatttttcatagaTATAATTAGTTGAGACcgtataaaaataacaaaatcagATTGgaataggaaaaaaatataaaaattaatgggtTACTGTTTCATTTGCTTTCCATAAAAGTTCCTGGAATAATTTATTCTTTgtccaaaaaattattttggataatatttatttgtttattactaGACATAGacattatcattttctttttggtaacgTTGACATAGACATTATCACTCAATTTTATCATCAAACTGAAATGTATacatttttttccctaaattttGTAGGTATCTTTATGGACAAATATTTGTTCCAAAGCAAAATATATTCGAAAGTTTGATGAAAATCTTTCTTActcgaaaaaaaaatttaaattttcaatataaattatcacttttaattttatcaacaaACTGTTACAAATATATGATGGAAACGAATCTGACAAGTAAATTTCTGCTAAATTTTATAGATATCTTTGTcgacaaattatatttttcaaaagcaaaataACATTCTgatggttttatttattataattatattataagattataaattatttatgcatttgtttGTGATTTAAAGTATTTatctcaaatatttttatatatatatatatatttgtcgaACCTTAAAAGTATTAATgtgatttttcaaacaaaaaaaagttattttttatttttttaaagaaatggaTGAACCTACTCAGTGTATTAAggttttaaatatgtttttatacAATTaggaaacattttttaattaaaagaaaagtttATTATGCTTTGTATCCTCTAATTTGAGAACCATGCAATTTAAACATTATATTTAGAAACCCAGGACATTGAgtcttctatttttaatttaaagcaGATCGGATTTGAGATAACAGAATAGTAACTTTTCATCCGTACATGTGTTTCCCGCgcagtctcttttttttttaattcctaaactttaatttttttaattttttaatgaaataccattcctaaaaaatatatttggtaatttttGTAATGATCCAAGGGAGTGCTAAACCGGTTTAGCAGCAGCGTAGCAAAGTTACCATCGATTTGAACTCATGGGCCAGTTGTTTTGGAGTCGCTCATGTGCTACCAAAGCTTGCATTTTGCATCTAAAGCCATAACTACatctttttgaagaaaattctaCTGTTGAGGCACTGGTTTATCAAAACCAGAACTGGATTTGTgcttttcgtttcttttttttttttttttttaaagcaaaaatggtagtttttgattttgatgagcAAACTTCATCTGTTTGGAATCCAAATCACAAAGAAAGACTTTGTTAAGAACAATTTATATAGAGTCTTTCTATTTAAGTTGGAATCCAATCTAATAAAGGAAAGCTCGAACAAGAAATAAAAGAGGAAATAGTGTATGGTAGAAAGTTAGTAAATGAAGAGAATTTGTTTGGTGTTGAAGAAAAATTGTATGTAAATTTGGATGTGATAGAGAGGGAGAATgattatgagtttttttttttttttttttttggcaatatgattaggaaatcatgaaaaaataaaattgcagatGGGTATATCGTggtaaaaattagattaattgcAATTTGGAAAAGAGAAAACGTGAAGAGCAGGATGGACGGAAAGCTAGTCTGCTGTTGGTTTGAGGTCCAGTTGAACTGATGTGCATGCAATCAAAAACTAATAGGCCTAATACGGTGGGTTTTAATATATAGCCCCTAAATTGCATACTGTATTAAAGTGCAatatccccttttttttttttttctgaaaagatAAGTGCAATAtcccctttaaaaaaaaaaaaaaaaactatagagTATGGGATATTTAAAGAAGAGATctggtaaaaaaagaaaaagaaataacaagatataaatatttatcaaattttatcaaaagaaaaagaaataacaagataaaaatatttactaaattttatcaaatatataataaacatcataaaatttccttttgagaatatttatttatttatttagtttttatttttggaaacctTTTAGAATAATTTAACATAACAGAGTTTCGCGGCACAATTAGTGGAAAATCGAGTAATTACTCTCTTAAATGCTAGGACCAAAATTAGTAAAATCTGCTCTTTATGAAGTTTGAAAATTATCTTCTATGcgcttttcccaaaaaaaaagaaaaaaaaaaaaaaaagaagaagaaaagaattaGCATCTCTGCGAAGTCAGTTGTTCATGGCCTGCAGCATTCCTTATCTCCCTCTCAAAATCCGCTTTTCGATCTCCTCTCGCTGCTCTTCAACAGCTTCAGTCCCTTTCCTCAAGACATCTACGGCGACGTTTTCCTGTCGTTCTCATCTCAGCTCGACAAAATCCATTCCTTCAGCGTCCTTATCAACCACTGCTAGCTTCACCTGGAATGACGTCATTCGAATTTCTCAACCGGAAAGCGCTCCGG is a window from the Ziziphus jujuba cultivar Dongzao chromosome 11, ASM3175591v1 genome containing:
- the LOC107431865 gene encoding uncharacterized protein LOC107431865 isoform X1 → MSSLFFKTSSNTEFLYVLACSSSPSPSNRRLSRLITCSNMSCPSQTAFPTIRTVTISYSDLKDKNADLSAKIEEGFGPNGLGILSVKDVPGFPSLRRNLLHLSPRLANLPEEVKKELEDPDSRYNFGWSHGKEKLESGKPDMLKGSFYANPILDRPTTDPYLIQRYSSYCGSNIWPDSALPELEVAFKALGKLILDVGLLLAYHCDGYVSKVMKVGEDEGLQQILLRSRCPKGRLLYYFPTRQRLPMFCSNDDHTLSSWCGWHTDHGSLTGLTCAMFMKDAVEIACPDSAAGLYVRTRSDQIVKVVFGEDEIAYQIGETTEILSRGYLCATPHCVQAPKEEEASGIERSTFALFMQPDWEEKLNFPEEVHIHKELIPSNGALTFGEYTEKLLDKYYHLKT
- the LOC107431865 gene encoding uncharacterized protein LOC107431865 isoform X2 gives rise to the protein MSSLFFKTSSNTEFLYVLACSSSPSPSNRRLSRLITCSNMSCPSQTAFPTIRTVTISYSDLKDKNADLSAKIEEGFGPNGLGILSVKDVPGFPSLRRNLLHLSPRLANLPEEVKKELEDPDSRYNFGWSHGKEKLESGKPDMLKGSFYANPILDRPTTDPYLIQRYSSYCGSNIWPDSALPELEVAFKALGKLILDVGLLLAYHCDGYVSKVMKVGEDEGLQQILLRSRCPKGRLLYYFPTRQSNDDHTLSSWCGWHTDHGSLTGLTCAMFMKDAVEIACPDSAAGLYVRTRSDQIVKVVFGEDEIAYQIGETTEILSRGYLCATPHCVQAPKEEEASGIERSTFALFMQPDWEEKLNFPEEVHIHKELIPSNGALTFGEYTEKLLDKYYHLKT